The Synechococcales cyanobacterium CNB genome includes a window with the following:
- a CDS encoding response regulator, which produces MQPNRHILIVEDERDLAELLAFNLRKAGYETTTAHDGRQALKALGERKPDLILLDLMLPELSGTEVAGRVRTNAATASIPIVMLTAKGEEVDQLVGLAVGADDYITKPFSTKVLLARIEAVLRRASGQAPVSSLLRAGPVEIDADAHRVSCRGQPIRLTVTEFRLLSTLVQSEGRVVSRAGLIRRAIGPGITVTPRTIDVHVTALRKKLGEDGAMIETVRGVGYRFSTEPEAAEPSAAGSGAERTG; this is translated from the coding sequence ATGCAACCAAACAGGCACATCCTGATCGTCGAAGACGAGCGTGACCTGGCCGAGTTGCTGGCCTTCAACCTCCGCAAGGCGGGTTATGAGACCACGACCGCCCACGACGGGCGGCAGGCCCTCAAGGCCTTGGGCGAGCGCAAACCTGACCTGATCCTCCTCGACCTGATGCTCCCCGAGCTTTCCGGCACCGAGGTTGCCGGTCGCGTCCGCACCAACGCCGCCACGGCCTCCATCCCCATCGTCATGCTGACGGCCAAGGGGGAGGAAGTGGACCAGTTGGTCGGCCTGGCTGTGGGCGCGGACGACTACATCACCAAACCATTCTCGACGAAGGTGCTGCTGGCCCGCATCGAGGCCGTCCTGCGCCGGGCCTCCGGACAGGCGCCGGTTTCCAGCCTGCTCCGAGCCGGCCCTGTCGAGATCGACGCCGATGCCCACCGTGTTTCGTGCCGCGGTCAGCCGATCCGACTCACGGTGACGGAGTTCCGCCTGCTCAGCACGCTGGTGCAGTCCGAGGGTCGCGTTGTCTCGCGCGCGGGACTGATCCGTCGCGCGATCGGACCGGGAATCACCGTCACGCCGCGCACGATCGACGTGCACGTCACCGCCCTCCGCAAGAAGCTCGGGGAGGACGGCGCGATGATCGAGACGGTGCGCGGCGTCGGGTACCGTTTCTCAACCGAGCCCGAGGCGGCCGAGCCGTCCGCCGCAGGCTCGGGAGCGGAACGGACGGGCTGA